Proteins co-encoded in one Nicotiana sylvestris chromosome 7, ASM39365v2, whole genome shotgun sequence genomic window:
- the LOC104243299 gene encoding F-box/kelch-repeat protein At3g18720-like: MEGADYDELWSDYVPTDILRLISSRLVAGDYFAFLAVCKRWRFKSLSSPLPPPIHDSPSSPCLMTLNKETGIIESFHPVYNVITHKMDIPKLKGARIRSANANWLLVSHGNRGMFFFNPISNDIIELPDLLEDVENHFPSWTFSCFPDSSSSDCFVIGFENFGSPPAIYIIKVGESSWTYHDFYNEDGNKQGSFMLSGCHNPVFFKNNIVWIFGDKGNLGILNIKENSAVETPIWEFYGKYLPRRKRSSIRQSYLVEDVDNGGILVVLLTYEERKVEVWRYKYDISKRILEREKIASSDNKTLFVSFGASYLKPCVARGLGNKIYFPMFHGNNKGVFYCLATHKYYSLDYSINAAFPSSNCYNLIQPKSCIWIDPSS; this comes from the coding sequence ATGGAGGGTGCAGATTATGATGAATTGTGGTCTGATTATGTTCCAACAGACATACTCAGATTAATATCATCACGTCTCGTTGCTGGTGATTATTTTGCTTTTCTTGCTGTTTGTAAAAGATGGCGATTCAAGTCCCTATCGTCTCCACTCCCACCTCCGATACATGATTCCCCATCGTCGCCTTGTTTGATGACCTTAAATAAAGAAACTGGCATTATAGAGTCCTTTCATCCGGTGTACAATGTCATAACTCACAAGATGGATATCCCAAAATTAAAGGGTGCCCGAATTCGTAGCGCAAACGCTAATTGGTTGCTCGTGAGTCATGGCAACCGTGGCATGTTCTTTTTCAATCCCATTAGTAATGACATAATTGAACTCCCTGATCTACTAGAGGATGTGGAGAATCATTTCCCGTCTTGGACATTTTCGTGTTTCCCGGACTCCTCATCATCGGATTGTTTTGTCATTggttttgaaaattttggctctCCGCCAGCGATATACATCATCAAAGTTGGAGAGAGTAGTTGGACGTATCATGACTTTTATAATGAAGATGGAAATAAGCAAGGATCATTCATGTTATCTGGGTGCCATAATCCggtgtttttcaaaaataatattgTTTGGATATTTGGTGATAAAGGAAATTTGGGAATACTAAATATCAAGGAAAACTCAGCTGTAGAGACACCTATCTGGGAATTTTATGGGAAATACTTGCCACGTCGAAAAAGAAGCTCAATTCGACAGTCTTACTTGGTAGAAGATGTAGATAATGGAGGAATATTAGTTGTATTGCTAACTTACGAAGAAAGAAAAGTAGAGGTTTGGAGGTACAAGTACGACATAAGTAAAAGGATTTTGGAGAGGGAAAAAATAGCAAGTTCGGATAATAAAACACTATTTGTGAGCTTTGGAGCTTCTTACTTGAAACCTTGCGTTGCACGAGGGTTAGGAAATAAGATATATTTTCCAATGTTTCATGGCAACAATAAGGGCGTTTTCTATTGTTTGGCCACTCACAAATATTACTCTTTGGATTACTCAATCAACGCAGCTTTCCCAAGTTCAAATTGTTACAACTTGATCCAACCAAAATCCTGCATCTGGATTGATCCCTCCTCATGA